The following proteins are encoded in a genomic region of Grus americana isolate bGruAme1 chromosome 5, bGruAme1.mat, whole genome shotgun sequence:
- the MOB2 gene encoding MOB kinase activator 2 isoform X2, protein MALLLQKGALFLQRNFIWKSKGKPNGKKPAPEEKKLYLEPEYTKSRITDFEFKELVMLPREIDLNEWLASNTTTFFHHINLQYSTISEFCTGESCQTMAVCNTQYYWYDERGKKIKCTAPQYVDFVMSSVQKLVTDEDVFPTKYGKEFPNSFESLVKKICKYLFHVLAHIYSSHFKETLALELHGHLNTLYTHFILFIREFNLVDPKETTIMDDLTEVLCSSSGSSSNGSGNGSSNSAGAQNHVKER, encoded by the exons GAAGTCCAAGGGAAAGCCAAATGGTAAAAAGCCAGCACcagaagagaagaaactgtACCTAGAGCCAGAATATACAAAATCCAGAATTACTGACTTCGAATTTAAGGAGCTAGTGATGTTACCACGAGAAATAGACCTCAACGAGTGGCTAGCCAGCAACA caacAACTTTCTTTCATCACATCAACTTACAGTATAGTACAATCTCAGAATTCTGTACAGGAGAGTCATGTCAGACCATGGCAGTGTGCAATAC ACAGTACTACTGGTATGATGAGCGGGGAAAGAAGATCAAGTGCACTGCTCCTCAGTATGTTGACTTCGTCATGAGTTCGGTGCAGAAGCTAGTGACAGATGAGGACGTCTTTCCAACAAAATACG GCAAGGAATTCCCAAACTCATTTGAGTCCCTAGTGAAGAAGATCTGCAAGTACCTGTTCCACGTGCTGGCCCATATCTACTCCTCACACTTTAAGGAGACTTTGGCACTGGAGCTGCACGGACATTTAAACACACTCTACACACACTTTATCCTATTCATCAGGGAGTTCAACCTCGTGGACCCTAAAGAGACCACCATCATGGACGACCTCACAGAggtcctctgcagcagcagtgggagcAGCAGTAACGGGAGCGGCAATGGGAGCAGCAACAGTGCAGGGGCACAGAACCATGTGAAAGAGAGATGA
- the MOB2 gene encoding MOB kinase activator 2 isoform X4 — translation MEFIICSLCCCWKSKGKPNGKKPAPEEKKLYLEPEYTKSRITDFEFKELVMLPREIDLNEWLASNTTTFFHHINLQYSTISEFCTGESCQTMAVCNTQYYWYDERGKKIKCTAPQYVDFVMSSVQKLVTDEDVFPTKYGKEFPNSFESLVKKICKYLFHVLAHIYSSHFKETLALELHGHLNTLYTHFILFIREFNLVDPKETTIMDDLTEVLCSSSGSSSNGSGNGSSNSAGAQNHVKER, via the exons GAAGTCCAAGGGAAAGCCAAATGGTAAAAAGCCAGCACcagaagagaagaaactgtACCTAGAGCCAGAATATACAAAATCCAGAATTACTGACTTCGAATTTAAGGAGCTAGTGATGTTACCACGAGAAATAGACCTCAACGAGTGGCTAGCCAGCAACA caacAACTTTCTTTCATCACATCAACTTACAGTATAGTACAATCTCAGAATTCTGTACAGGAGAGTCATGTCAGACCATGGCAGTGTGCAATAC ACAGTACTACTGGTATGATGAGCGGGGAAAGAAGATCAAGTGCACTGCTCCTCAGTATGTTGACTTCGTCATGAGTTCGGTGCAGAAGCTAGTGACAGATGAGGACGTCTTTCCAACAAAATACG GCAAGGAATTCCCAAACTCATTTGAGTCCCTAGTGAAGAAGATCTGCAAGTACCTGTTCCACGTGCTGGCCCATATCTACTCCTCACACTTTAAGGAGACTTTGGCACTGGAGCTGCACGGACATTTAAACACACTCTACACACACTTTATCCTATTCATCAGGGAGTTCAACCTCGTGGACCCTAAAGAGACCACCATCATGGACGACCTCACAGAggtcctctgcagcagcagtgggagcAGCAGTAACGGGAGCGGCAATGGGAGCAGCAACAGTGCAGGGGCACAGAACCATGTGAAAGAGAGATGA
- the MOB2 gene encoding MOB kinase activator 2 isoform X3, with protein sequence MRLKRNGSYTLNGKSKGKPNGKKPAPEEKKLYLEPEYTKSRITDFEFKELVMLPREIDLNEWLASNTTTFFHHINLQYSTISEFCTGESCQTMAVCNTQYYWYDERGKKIKCTAPQYVDFVMSSVQKLVTDEDVFPTKYGKEFPNSFESLVKKICKYLFHVLAHIYSSHFKETLALELHGHLNTLYTHFILFIREFNLVDPKETTIMDDLTEVLCSSSGSSSNGSGNGSSNSAGAQNHVKER encoded by the exons GAAGTCCAAGGGAAAGCCAAATGGTAAAAAGCCAGCACcagaagagaagaaactgtACCTAGAGCCAGAATATACAAAATCCAGAATTACTGACTTCGAATTTAAGGAGCTAGTGATGTTACCACGAGAAATAGACCTCAACGAGTGGCTAGCCAGCAACA caacAACTTTCTTTCATCACATCAACTTACAGTATAGTACAATCTCAGAATTCTGTACAGGAGAGTCATGTCAGACCATGGCAGTGTGCAATAC ACAGTACTACTGGTATGATGAGCGGGGAAAGAAGATCAAGTGCACTGCTCCTCAGTATGTTGACTTCGTCATGAGTTCGGTGCAGAAGCTAGTGACAGATGAGGACGTCTTTCCAACAAAATACG GCAAGGAATTCCCAAACTCATTTGAGTCCCTAGTGAAGAAGATCTGCAAGTACCTGTTCCACGTGCTGGCCCATATCTACTCCTCACACTTTAAGGAGACTTTGGCACTGGAGCTGCACGGACATTTAAACACACTCTACACACACTTTATCCTATTCATCAGGGAGTTCAACCTCGTGGACCCTAAAGAGACCACCATCATGGACGACCTCACAGAggtcctctgcagcagcagtgggagcAGCAGTAACGGGAGCGGCAATGGGAGCAGCAACAGTGCAGGGGCACAGAACCATGTGAAAGAGAGATGA
- the MOB2 gene encoding MOB kinase activator 2 isoform X5, protein MWEHFMKWKSKGKPNGKKPAPEEKKLYLEPEYTKSRITDFEFKELVMLPREIDLNEWLASNTTTFFHHINLQYSTISEFCTGESCQTMAVCNTQYYWYDERGKKIKCTAPQYVDFVMSSVQKLVTDEDVFPTKYGKEFPNSFESLVKKICKYLFHVLAHIYSSHFKETLALELHGHLNTLYTHFILFIREFNLVDPKETTIMDDLTEVLCSSSGSSSNGSGNGSSNSAGAQNHVKER, encoded by the exons GAAGTCCAAGGGAAAGCCAAATGGTAAAAAGCCAGCACcagaagagaagaaactgtACCTAGAGCCAGAATATACAAAATCCAGAATTACTGACTTCGAATTTAAGGAGCTAGTGATGTTACCACGAGAAATAGACCTCAACGAGTGGCTAGCCAGCAACA caacAACTTTCTTTCATCACATCAACTTACAGTATAGTACAATCTCAGAATTCTGTACAGGAGAGTCATGTCAGACCATGGCAGTGTGCAATAC ACAGTACTACTGGTATGATGAGCGGGGAAAGAAGATCAAGTGCACTGCTCCTCAGTATGTTGACTTCGTCATGAGTTCGGTGCAGAAGCTAGTGACAGATGAGGACGTCTTTCCAACAAAATACG GCAAGGAATTCCCAAACTCATTTGAGTCCCTAGTGAAGAAGATCTGCAAGTACCTGTTCCACGTGCTGGCCCATATCTACTCCTCACACTTTAAGGAGACTTTGGCACTGGAGCTGCACGGACATTTAAACACACTCTACACACACTTTATCCTATTCATCAGGGAGTTCAACCTCGTGGACCCTAAAGAGACCACCATCATGGACGACCTCACAGAggtcctctgcagcagcagtgggagcAGCAGTAACGGGAGCGGCAATGGGAGCAGCAACAGTGCAGGGGCACAGAACCATGTGAAAGAGAGATGA
- the MOB2 gene encoding MOB kinase activator 2 isoform X6 — protein MDWLMGKSKGKPNGKKPAPEEKKLYLEPEYTKSRITDFEFKELVMLPREIDLNEWLASNTTTFFHHINLQYSTISEFCTGESCQTMAVCNTQYYWYDERGKKIKCTAPQYVDFVMSSVQKLVTDEDVFPTKYGKEFPNSFESLVKKICKYLFHVLAHIYSSHFKETLALELHGHLNTLYTHFILFIREFNLVDPKETTIMDDLTEVLCSSSGSSSNGSGNGSSNSAGAQNHVKER, from the exons GAAGTCCAAGGGAAAGCCAAATGGTAAAAAGCCAGCACcagaagagaagaaactgtACCTAGAGCCAGAATATACAAAATCCAGAATTACTGACTTCGAATTTAAGGAGCTAGTGATGTTACCACGAGAAATAGACCTCAACGAGTGGCTAGCCAGCAACA caacAACTTTCTTTCATCACATCAACTTACAGTATAGTACAATCTCAGAATTCTGTACAGGAGAGTCATGTCAGACCATGGCAGTGTGCAATAC ACAGTACTACTGGTATGATGAGCGGGGAAAGAAGATCAAGTGCACTGCTCCTCAGTATGTTGACTTCGTCATGAGTTCGGTGCAGAAGCTAGTGACAGATGAGGACGTCTTTCCAACAAAATACG GCAAGGAATTCCCAAACTCATTTGAGTCCCTAGTGAAGAAGATCTGCAAGTACCTGTTCCACGTGCTGGCCCATATCTACTCCTCACACTTTAAGGAGACTTTGGCACTGGAGCTGCACGGACATTTAAACACACTCTACACACACTTTATCCTATTCATCAGGGAGTTCAACCTCGTGGACCCTAAAGAGACCACCATCATGGACGACCTCACAGAggtcctctgcagcagcagtgggagcAGCAGTAACGGGAGCGGCAATGGGAGCAGCAACAGTGCAGGGGCACAGAACCATGTGAAAGAGAGATGA